CTGATCCTCCACCTTCTTCCCATAAATTTTCCGAGAGTTTTGATCTGTAAATGTCGCTTTCGCAATTCACCATAAATGCAGCTAAAAGTCGTGTAAAATTCTTACTGTACAAATAATACTGTGAAAAAATAAAACGAAAATCTTCAAATGTAAGTAGGCCTGACACACAAGCTTTTAATAAAGGATTTTCCCATATTTTATGACAATCTCTTATTTTATAAAGATCGAAAATACCATTGCCATTTTCATGATCCGTAATAAATTCAGCATGGACTAATTGATGTGTTTTGTGCAGGTGTGAAGGTAGATGCTGTAGCATGTTATTCATCCTTTTAATAAAGAGATATTCAATGAGGTTATAATTAATTCCACTGTACTAGTTAGTCACTCAGAAAATATTTGGGTTAATAAGATTCAACTTTATTGATATCAACATTTTTTACTGAGGGTCGTCCTAAAGGTGAGAACCATCCTACGCATGCATTTATAATCATAATTACGCCACTGATTAAGATTAAATAATTAATATGAGAAGTAATTTGTAATATCCACCCTCCTAAAATGGAGGCTACAGGAATAGCTGAATACGAAATGAGACGTGTGATAGCTATTGATCGACCTAAATAATTACTGGGAACAACTTGTTGTCTCAAGGTAAAGTAAGTGACAATCGTAATAGAACCAAAGGCAGAGGCAATACCCCAAGATAGTGCGATATAGTATTCATTGGCGGCGCCTAATAAAGTTAGCACCATCAAACCCTCAAGCAAACAACAGATGACGATTAATCGTCCTGCGTTATAATATTTACCAACCATAGGAGCTATTAATGCTCCTGTCACGGCACCTACTCCTGAGAGCGCTAAAGTAAGACCAATTTGATTGGGATTTAAATGAAAAAAATTAGCTAAAAAAAATATAAAATTGGCATAAAAAAGCTGTAAACCAAAATTAGCAAATACAAATAATAAACAACCATATTTTATAGTGGGATTATGATTCCATACATAATTAAAACCTTCTGTTAAATCCTTAAAAATAGTTTTAAAGGTGATATACTTTCCCTCGCTCTCAT
This genomic interval from Patescibacteria group bacterium contains the following:
- a CDS encoding MFS transporter codes for the protein MMINKNFRLLFSAFLISSVGDWLFRLALPLLIYKMTGSALDMAIAYAMTFLPFVLVTPFGGVIADRWERRKILIYADFCAFVCTLLLGILAFFTHNLYIFCFLIFLISAFTSLAHPAFQSIIPQLVPKGELAKANSLMSVVDNLLLLIGPLAGGLTIAILGSLNAIFLNAASFILSSTLVFFIKILNDIYDESEGKYITFKTIFKDLTEGFNYVWNHNPTIKYGCLLFVFANFGLQLFYANFIFFLANFFHLNPNQIGLTLALSGVGAVTGALIAPMVGKYYNAGRLIVICCLLEGLMVLTLLGAANEYYIALSWGIASAFGSITIVTYFTLRQQVVPSNYLGRSIAITRLISYSAIPVASILGGWILQITSHINYLILISGVIMIINACVGWFSPLGRPSVKNVDINKVESY